The Spirosoma radiotolerans genome has a window encoding:
- a CDS encoding Dps family protein: protein MKAINQTDVLDTPSDLKEKGIQKVAEAVNGLVADAFALYIKTKNYHWHMSGRHFRDYHLLLDEQADQIFATIDPLAERVRKLGENTIRSVAHIAQLQRVKDNDEDFVAPKDMLVDLMNENKKMAKSMRDAHKIADDAEDVATASLLEVYIDETERRTWFLFETTRELN, encoded by the coding sequence ATGAAAGCTATCAATCAAACCGACGTATTAGATACCCCATCTGATCTTAAAGAAAAAGGCATACAAAAAGTTGCCGAGGCTGTTAATGGTCTGGTAGCTGATGCCTTCGCCTTATATATCAAAACGAAAAACTATCACTGGCATATGTCAGGTCGTCATTTCCGCGATTATCATTTGCTATTGGATGAGCAGGCCGACCAGATTTTTGCCACGATTGACCCGCTCGCCGAACGCGTCCGCAAACTGGGTGAAAACACAATCCGGTCCGTAGCGCACATTGCGCAATTACAGCGCGTAAAGGACAATGACGAAGATTTCGTTGCTCCAAAAGACATGCTGGTGGATTTGATGAACGAGAATAAAAAGATGGCGAAGAGCATGCGCGATGCTCACAAGATAGCCGATGATGCCGAAGACGTAGCGACCGCCAGTCTGCTCGAAGTGTACATCGATGAAACCGAACGACGCACCTGGTTCCTGTTCGAAACCACGCGGGAACTGAATTAG
- a CDS encoding tetratricopeptide repeat protein — protein sequence MSKKNPGLDFLEDPDALEGRLEDVGDYFQQNKNIVLGILGGIVLLVVGFFGYRYYVSTQDETAQVEMFPSVYQLEADSLKKSLNGDGKSPGLLAVADNYGATPSGNLAEFYAGVGLLKEGKYDEAIDHLKSFSSSDLLVQGRAYALIGDAYMEKKSFDEAADYYRKAADYKSNKFFTPGYLMKLAVAYEQAKQNDKAIETYNEIIEKYSQSAEVGNAKKYKSVLEAAVGES from the coding sequence ATGAGCAAGAAGAATCCAGGCCTGGACTTTTTAGAAGACCCGGACGCATTAGAAGGAAGATTAGAAGACGTTGGTGATTATTTCCAACAGAACAAAAATATTGTTCTGGGTATTCTCGGTGGCATCGTTCTGCTCGTAGTCGGCTTTTTTGGCTATCGGTACTACGTAAGTACGCAGGACGAAACAGCTCAAGTAGAAATGTTCCCGTCGGTTTACCAATTGGAAGCCGATTCGTTGAAGAAATCGCTCAATGGCGATGGCAAAAGCCCTGGCCTGCTGGCCGTTGCTGACAACTATGGGGCAACTCCGAGTGGCAATCTGGCCGAATTTTATGCGGGTGTTGGCCTGCTGAAAGAAGGCAAATACGACGAAGCCATCGATCACCTGAAAAGCTTTAGCTCATCGGACCTGCTGGTTCAGGGCCGCGCTTATGCACTCATTGGCGATGCCTATATGGAAAAGAAAAGCTTTGATGAAGCAGCCGATTATTACCGTAAAGCGGCTGATTATAAATCGAATAAATTTTTCACGCCCGGCTATCTGATGAAGTTAGCGGTTGCTTACGAACAGGCCAAACAGAACGACAAAGCCATCGAGACCTACAACGAAATTATTGAAAAGTACAGCCAATCCGCCGAAGTAGGGAATGCGAAGAAGTACAAATCCGTGCTTGAAGCAGCGGTCGGTGAGTCATAA
- the ribH gene encoding 6,7-dimethyl-8-ribityllumazine synthase produces MASDLKNLSVFSTDELPDISDRRFGILVSEWNTEVTEALFEGAYKTLLQHGAKPQNIIRGNVPGSYELSLGSLWFAQRDDIDAIIALGCVIQGETKHNDYINHAVAQGLTNVSLKTSKPVIFGVLTPNDQQQALDRAGGKHGNKGDEAAITAIKMLGLQQQVYSKF; encoded by the coding sequence ATGGCATCAGACTTAAAAAATCTCAGCGTCTTTTCAACAGACGAATTACCCGATATAAGCGATCGGCGGTTTGGTATACTGGTTTCAGAATGGAACACCGAAGTAACCGAAGCCCTTTTTGAGGGAGCCTATAAAACGCTGCTTCAGCATGGCGCGAAGCCCCAAAACATTATTCGGGGCAACGTACCGGGTAGTTACGAATTGAGTCTGGGCTCTTTATGGTTTGCCCAACGGGACGACATCGACGCCATTATTGCCCTTGGCTGCGTCATTCAAGGCGAAACCAAGCACAATGACTACATCAATCACGCGGTTGCCCAGGGGCTGACAAACGTAAGCCTGAAAACCAGTAAACCCGTCATTTTTGGTGTGCTCACCCCGAACGATCAACAACAGGCCCTTGATCGGGCGGGGGGCAAACATGGCAACAAAGGTGACGAAGCAGCCATCACCGCGATCAAAATGCTCGGCTTACAGCAACAGGTTTACAGTAAATTTTAG
- the lhgO gene encoding L-2-hydroxyglutarate oxidase produces the protein MTDVVIIGGGIVGLATALQLKQQRPALKVILIEKEASVARHQTGHNSGVIHSGLYYKPGSLKATNCIRGYHMLIDFCKAEGIPYDLCGKIVVATKPEELPQLDTLYERGQLNGLGGLKKLTLAEMREIEPHVTGVAGMFVPQTGIIDYKEVSDKYAQKFLSLGGDIRLSERVEQVTPGTSLSIVVTNKDRYESKLVVNCAGLYSDKIAQLTQREAVDVRIVPFRGEYFKIKPEKQYLVKNLIYPVPDPNFPFLGVHFTRMIHGGVEAGPNAVLAFQREGYTKSDINLKEMYETLSWPGFQKVAAKYWQTGLGEMYRSFSKTAFTKALQALIPEVQEADLEPGGAGVRAQACDRTGGLLDDFAILETDKAINVVNAPSPAATSSLSIGKTVSEKVLARF, from the coding sequence ATGACAGACGTAGTAATCATTGGCGGAGGAATTGTTGGGTTAGCCACCGCGCTTCAATTAAAACAGCAACGGCCCGCTCTGAAGGTTATTTTAATTGAAAAAGAGGCTTCCGTAGCCCGTCACCAAACGGGCCACAACAGCGGGGTTATTCACTCAGGGCTCTATTATAAACCCGGTAGTCTGAAAGCCACGAACTGTATCCGGGGCTATCACATGCTCATCGACTTCTGCAAGGCGGAAGGCATACCTTATGACCTTTGCGGAAAAATTGTCGTGGCAACGAAGCCAGAAGAGCTTCCGCAGTTGGATACACTCTATGAACGGGGCCAGCTTAATGGGCTTGGCGGGTTGAAGAAACTAACGCTGGCTGAAATGCGCGAGATCGAACCGCATGTGACAGGCGTTGCAGGAATGTTTGTTCCACAAACAGGCATCATCGATTACAAGGAGGTATCCGATAAATACGCCCAAAAGTTTCTATCCCTTGGGGGCGACATCCGGCTCAGCGAACGGGTTGAGCAGGTAACGCCGGGGACGAGTCTGAGTATCGTGGTAACCAATAAAGATCGATACGAATCGAAATTGGTCGTTAACTGTGCGGGGTTGTATTCCGATAAAATTGCCCAACTCACCCAGCGAGAAGCGGTCGATGTTCGGATCGTGCCGTTCCGGGGTGAGTATTTCAAGATTAAACCAGAAAAACAGTATCTCGTCAAAAACCTGATATACCCGGTTCCTGACCCGAATTTTCCATTTTTGGGCGTTCACTTTACCCGCATGATTCATGGAGGAGTAGAAGCCGGACCCAACGCCGTGCTGGCGTTCCAGCGGGAGGGATACACGAAGTCGGATATCAATCTGAAAGAAATGTATGAAACGCTCTCATGGCCGGGCTTCCAGAAAGTAGCCGCCAAGTACTGGCAAACGGGCCTGGGTGAAATGTATCGTTCTTTCTCGAAGACGGCCTTTACGAAAGCGCTGCAGGCCTTGATTCCGGAAGTGCAGGAGGCTGATCTGGAGCCGGGGGGCGCGGGAGTCCGGGCGCAGGCGTGCGATCGGACGGGTGGTTTGCTGGACGACTTTGCTATTCTGGAAACCGATAAAGCCATCAACGTTGTCAACGCCCCATCGCCAGCCGCCACCTCTTCATTGTCGATTGGGAAAACGGTTTCCGAGAAAGTACTCGCCCGATTTTAA
- a CDS encoding aspartate kinase, producing MHVWKFGGTSVGKPERMHSIRTLITSDDTRKIVVLSALSGTTNALLAIGESLKANNDADANTKINTLKAHYDEFLGELYKTAEGKSAGQQIVDSEFSFIRSLTSIKPFTLKQEKELVAEGELLSTQIFQAYLAEEGVRSALLPALEFMRIDADNEPEIQYTEEKLAEMLPLHSDKQIIVTQGFICRNPRGEVDNLKRGGSDYTASLIGGAIRAEEIQIWTDIDGMHNNDPRIVKNTFPVRELTFDEAAELAYFGAKILHPSTITPARMFGVPVRLKNTMDPTAPGTLIADRTSSEVFKAIAAKDGITALYIHSTRMLNAYGFLRRIFEIFEKYKTPVDMLATSEVSVSVTIDNTERLQEITDELNTFCTLEEPDHDQTIICIVGNFSADNEGVAVRVFNAMKNIPIRMISYGGTESNLSLLVHGRYKAEALNALNDGLFSA from the coding sequence ATGCACGTCTGGAAATTTGGCGGCACATCGGTCGGGAAGCCCGAGCGTATGCACTCCATCCGTACCCTGATCACTAGTGACGATACCCGTAAAATCGTCGTTCTGTCGGCTTTGTCTGGCACCACCAACGCCCTATTGGCTATTGGTGAATCGCTGAAGGCGAACAATGACGCCGATGCCAACACAAAAATCAATACGCTTAAAGCGCATTACGACGAATTTCTTGGCGAACTCTATAAAACGGCCGAAGGGAAATCTGCCGGACAGCAGATTGTCGATAGCGAGTTTTCGTTTATCCGGTCACTGACGAGTATTAAGCCCTTCACGCTCAAACAGGAAAAAGAACTGGTCGCTGAAGGTGAATTGCTAAGTACGCAGATTTTTCAGGCATATCTGGCCGAAGAAGGTGTTCGCTCGGCGCTGTTACCCGCCCTGGAGTTCATGCGGATCGACGCGGATAATGAACCAGAGATCCAGTACACCGAAGAAAAACTGGCAGAAATGTTGCCTCTGCACAGCGATAAGCAGATTATTGTGACGCAAGGTTTCATTTGCCGGAATCCGCGTGGCGAGGTCGATAACCTCAAACGGGGTGGTTCTGATTATACGGCCTCCCTGATTGGTGGTGCCATTCGGGCGGAAGAAATCCAGATCTGGACTGATATCGACGGGATGCACAACAACGACCCGCGTATTGTCAAGAATACGTTTCCCGTTCGCGAACTGACGTTCGATGAAGCTGCTGAACTGGCTTATTTTGGGGCCAAAATCCTGCATCCATCGACGATTACACCTGCCCGAATGTTTGGTGTACCCGTTCGGTTGAAAAACACCATGGACCCGACTGCCCCCGGCACGCTCATTGCCGACCGTACGTCCAGCGAGGTGTTTAAGGCCATTGCGGCTAAAGACGGAATTACGGCCTTGTACATTCACTCGACGCGTATGCTGAATGCCTATGGGTTTTTACGCCGTATTTTTGAGATCTTCGAGAAGTATAAAACGCCGGTCGATATGTTGGCGACTTCCGAAGTATCCGTTTCTGTAACGATCGACAATACGGAGCGCCTTCAGGAAATTACAGACGAATTAAACACGTTCTGTACGCTCGAAGAACCAGACCATGATCAAACAATTATCTGCATTGTTGGTAACTTCAGCGCAGATAACGAAGGCGTAGCGGTGCGGGTATTCAACGCGATGAAAAACATCCCGATTCGGATGATTTCATATGGAGGGACAGAAAGCAATCTATCCTTACTGGTTCACGGCCGTTACAAAGCCGAAGCCTTGAATGCCCTGAACGACGGTCTGTTTTCGGCGTAA
- a CDS encoding SNF2-related protein, which produces MAERITYGKTWWGQQWLNALTSIDMANRLPRGKTYANKGAVQGLSISQNQISASIKGTAPRPYKSKLSVPLFTDKEKTALLTEINENPATLAQLLNRQLPPELTEFAEKRNIQLFPHSFRDLTMGCSCPDEAVPCKHLAAVIYTIANEIDRNPFLVFQLKGLDILAEIQKSQVHGIASTLDTVLSFRDIGTDELPDEDEDWRPDETIRASLDFATIPPLADQLLDLLSPDVTFTKGDFHKSLSRAYKLFSKPIEKELVTDEKNRPAGPAFSDSIELQLDELMAVKKISMFSEHGEPRSISGFDMSDLINWLDTLTEADWPEMSDSVRALYLTQQFSAVLLRRGAVVPQLLRVGPAEEQYRVRWLPATLNETVKRLTDQLATQLPPTLLTVRWQKEWLALPDEQQVLTLCSLFLRRVIKPATIELWERWPLEDADRLFFGVETVRFEGFGRKEMPLAMQLWVNDFFLTHKRFVPILAVEDSELGDEFRLSLLIRDREGPLVNGTPTAPIPLPDLLDKKTRGLDPYERIRMDVLQDLLILARHFPDLTKLTKIGGPAYLTYSPEQFVKILLDTLPRMQLLGIALWLPKSLRHWVRPQAGGRLKAKVTASNAFMRLDEMLTFDWQVALGNEMVSVREFQKLVGRTTGLVKIKDQYVLVDPNDLTKLYKQLESPPELTGTELLRAALAEEFRGNRLGLSAEVRELVRQFTESTSQPLPESLDATLRPYQQRGYDWLIKNTALGMGSLLADDMGLGKTLQVIALLLKFRQEGRFKKQKGLVVLPTTLLTNWQKEIARFAPELQARIYHGSNRKLPSERADDYDLLLTTYGVIRSDLETFKKTTWAVVVIDEAQNIKNADTEQTKAVKSLKSPIRIALSGTPVENRLSEFWSIMDFVNKGYLGGLTKFNEEFGKPIQQERDHQKLDQFRRITSPFLLRRVKTDRSIITDLPDKIENNQFCTLTPEQAALYQSVVQESLRAIEEKDGIARRGLVLKLMTALKQIGNHPRQYLKRGSDLPALSGKTVLLLNLLETIYANHEKVLIFTQYKEMGELLAQFIEQAFGRQPLFLHGGTSRSERDEMVEQFQKNRSDHTFILSLKAGGTGLNLTQANHVIHYDLWWNPAVESQATDRAFRIGQTKNVLVYRLMNQGTLEEKIDAMIRSKRELADLSVKTGETWLGDLNDDELKELVSLG; this is translated from the coding sequence ATGGCGGAACGAATCACCTATGGCAAAACATGGTGGGGACAACAGTGGCTCAATGCGTTAACGAGCATTGATATGGCCAACCGATTGCCGCGTGGGAAGACCTACGCCAACAAAGGAGCCGTGCAGGGATTGTCCATTTCTCAAAATCAGATCAGCGCTTCGATCAAAGGAACCGCGCCACGTCCCTATAAATCCAAATTGTCGGTGCCACTGTTTACGGATAAGGAAAAAACAGCGTTACTCACCGAAATAAATGAGAATCCGGCGACGCTGGCGCAACTGCTTAACCGGCAGTTGCCGCCTGAGTTGACGGAGTTTGCCGAAAAACGCAACATTCAGTTGTTTCCCCACTCATTCCGGGATTTGACCATGGGTTGCTCCTGCCCCGATGAGGCCGTTCCCTGTAAGCACCTGGCAGCTGTCATTTACACGATTGCAAATGAAATTGACCGAAATCCATTTTTAGTTTTCCAACTGAAAGGGCTGGACATACTGGCCGAAATCCAGAAAAGTCAGGTCCATGGGATCGCCAGCACATTGGATACGGTGCTGTCGTTTAGAGACATTGGCACCGATGAACTGCCCGATGAAGACGAAGACTGGCGGCCCGATGAAACCATTCGCGCCAGCCTGGACTTTGCGACCATTCCACCCCTAGCCGACCAGCTTTTAGACTTGCTCTCTCCCGACGTTACGTTTACCAAAGGCGACTTCCATAAATCGTTGAGCCGAGCGTACAAATTATTCAGCAAGCCAATAGAAAAGGAGTTGGTTACGGACGAAAAAAATCGGCCCGCTGGCCCTGCCTTTAGCGACAGCATTGAGCTACAACTCGATGAGTTGATGGCGGTCAAGAAGATAAGCATGTTCAGCGAACATGGCGAACCCCGGTCCATCAGCGGGTTCGACATGAGCGATCTGATTAACTGGCTCGATACCCTCACCGAAGCCGACTGGCCCGAAATGAGCGATTCGGTGCGGGCACTTTACTTGACACAACAATTCTCGGCGGTGCTGTTGCGTCGGGGCGCTGTGGTGCCGCAACTGCTGCGGGTTGGTCCTGCTGAAGAACAATATCGGGTGCGGTGGCTCCCGGCAACACTCAACGAAACCGTTAAGCGGCTGACCGATCAGCTCGCTACCCAGCTTCCGCCCACGTTACTCACCGTCCGCTGGCAAAAAGAATGGCTGGCTCTGCCAGATGAGCAACAGGTTTTGACCTTATGCTCGCTCTTTCTGCGTCGGGTTATCAAACCCGCTACCATCGAACTGTGGGAGCGCTGGCCCCTTGAAGATGCCGACCGGCTATTTTTTGGCGTAGAAACGGTCCGGTTTGAAGGATTTGGTCGAAAAGAAATGCCGCTGGCCATGCAGCTTTGGGTCAACGATTTCTTCTTGACCCATAAACGGTTTGTGCCCATTCTGGCCGTCGAAGACAGTGAGTTGGGTGATGAATTCCGGCTAAGTCTGCTGATCCGCGACCGCGAAGGCCCTTTAGTCAATGGTACGCCCACGGCCCCTATTCCGTTACCCGATTTACTGGATAAGAAAACGCGAGGACTCGATCCATACGAGCGCATTCGCATGGATGTTTTGCAGGATTTGCTGATTCTGGCCCGGCACTTTCCTGATCTGACGAAGCTGACAAAAATCGGTGGACCCGCTTACCTGACGTATTCGCCTGAGCAATTTGTGAAGATCCTGCTCGATACGCTTCCCCGTATGCAACTGCTGGGGATTGCCCTATGGCTACCAAAATCACTCCGGCATTGGGTGCGACCGCAGGCAGGTGGGCGACTCAAGGCCAAAGTTACGGCCAGCAATGCTTTTATGCGGCTGGACGAAATGCTAACGTTCGACTGGCAAGTGGCGCTCGGCAACGAAATGGTGAGCGTACGGGAATTCCAGAAACTGGTTGGCCGCACTACGGGCCTGGTCAAAATTAAAGACCAGTATGTACTAGTCGATCCAAATGACCTGACCAAGCTTTACAAACAACTCGAAAGCCCGCCTGAGCTGACCGGAACCGAGCTACTGCGTGCCGCCTTGGCCGAGGAATTTAGAGGTAACCGGTTAGGTTTGTCGGCCGAAGTGCGGGAATTGGTCCGGCAGTTTACCGAAAGTACGTCCCAACCCTTACCCGAATCATTAGACGCTACCCTCCGACCGTATCAACAACGGGGCTACGACTGGCTTATCAAAAATACGGCCCTGGGTATGGGCAGTCTGCTTGCCGATGACATGGGATTGGGCAAAACCTTACAGGTCATTGCTTTACTGCTCAAATTCAGGCAGGAAGGGCGGTTCAAAAAACAAAAGGGCCTGGTTGTTCTTCCAACAACGCTATTAACCAACTGGCAGAAGGAAATAGCCCGTTTTGCTCCGGAACTACAGGCTCGCATCTACCATGGTTCGAATCGAAAGCTACCCAGCGAGCGAGCCGACGATTACGATCTTTTATTGACAACCTACGGCGTTATTCGGAGCGATCTGGAAACGTTCAAGAAAACAACCTGGGCCGTTGTCGTTATCGACGAAGCCCAGAACATTAAAAACGCCGATACGGAACAGACAAAGGCCGTTAAATCCCTGAAATCGCCCATCCGCATTGCCTTGAGCGGCACACCCGTCGAAAACAGGCTATCAGAGTTCTGGAGCATTATGGACTTCGTGAACAAAGGGTATCTGGGCGGCTTGACCAAGTTTAACGAAGAGTTTGGCAAACCGATTCAGCAGGAGCGCGACCATCAGAAACTGGATCAATTCCGGCGCATAACCAGCCCATTTCTGCTTCGTCGTGTCAAAACAGATCGCAGTATTATTACTGACCTTCCTGACAAGATTGAAAATAATCAGTTTTGTACGCTTACGCCCGAGCAGGCCGCTCTGTATCAGAGTGTGGTACAGGAGAGTTTGCGGGCTATTGAAGAGAAGGATGGTATTGCCCGCCGGGGTCTGGTGTTAAAGCTCATGACGGCCCTCAAGCAGATTGGCAATCACCCCCGGCAATACCTCAAACGCGGTTCGGATCTTCCGGCCCTATCGGGCAAGACGGTTTTGTTGCTCAACCTGCTCGAGACGATTTATGCCAACCATGAAAAAGTGCTGATTTTCACCCAATACAAGGAAATGGGCGAGTTACTGGCTCAGTTTATCGAGCAGGCCTTTGGAAGACAGCCTTTATTTTTACACGGTGGCACCTCCCGATCCGAACGCGACGAGATGGTCGAACAATTTCAGAAGAACCGTAGCGACCACACCTTTATTTTGTCGCTCAAAGCGGGCGGTACCGGCCTGAACCTGACGCAGGCGAACCATGTCATTCATTATGATTTGTGGTGGAATCCGGCCGTCGAATCGCAGGCTACCGACCGGGCATTCCGCATTGGTCAAACCAAAAACGTATTGGTGTACCGGCTCATGAACCAGGGAACGCTGGAAGAAAAGATTGACGCGATGATCCGTTCCAAACGCGAACTAGCCGACCTTAGCGTGAAAACCGGCGAAACCTGGCTCGGCGACCTGAATGATGATGAACTGAAGGAGTTGGTGAGTTTGGGGTAA
- the serS gene encoding serine--tRNA ligase, with the protein MLQLNFIRENKDTVLAGLGKRNFANAETVVDDVLTLDQKRRDTQRELDDVLAQSNAKASQIGALMKAGDKVAAEAAKAETAALKARSKDLGDALRQVEIDLQAVLVTIPNIPHSSVPAGRSAEDNEVVLEHGEKPTLHDGAQPHWELIKKYDRVGGPIIDFELGVKITGAGFPVYRGKGARIQRALINFFLDEALNAGYFEIQPPILVNEDSGFGTGQLPDKEGQMYFATDDKLYLIPTAEVPITNIYRDVILPENQLPVKNVGYTPCFRREAGSWGAHVRGLNRLHQFDKVEIVRIEKPENSYAALEEMSLHVQSLLQKLELPYRVLRLCGGDMGFTSALTYDMEVWSAAQERWLEVSSVSNFETYQANRLKLRSKLEGKMSLLHTLNGSALALPRILASILENNQTPEGIRIPKVLVPYCGFEMID; encoded by the coding sequence ATGCTGCAACTCAATTTTATCCGCGAGAATAAAGACACCGTATTGGCGGGCCTTGGAAAACGAAACTTTGCCAATGCCGAAACGGTGGTCGATGACGTGCTGACACTCGACCAGAAACGGCGCGATACCCAACGTGAACTTGACGATGTACTGGCGCAATCCAACGCGAAAGCAAGTCAGATTGGGGCATTGATGAAAGCCGGGGACAAGGTCGCGGCTGAAGCGGCCAAAGCGGAAACGGCTGCACTTAAGGCCCGTTCGAAAGACCTTGGCGATGCCCTTCGTCAGGTTGAAATTGACTTACAGGCGGTTCTTGTCACGATTCCTAATATTCCCCATAGCAGCGTTCCGGCCGGACGCAGCGCTGAAGATAACGAAGTTGTGCTGGAACATGGCGAGAAGCCTACGCTCCACGACGGCGCGCAGCCGCACTGGGAATTGATTAAGAAATACGACCGCGTTGGCGGACCGATCATCGACTTTGAACTAGGGGTTAAAATTACGGGGGCTGGCTTTCCCGTTTATAGAGGCAAAGGCGCACGTATTCAACGGGCGTTGATCAACTTTTTCCTTGACGAAGCTCTCAATGCGGGCTATTTTGAAATACAGCCCCCCATTCTGGTCAACGAGGATTCAGGCTTTGGTACGGGACAGTTGCCCGACAAAGAAGGGCAGATGTATTTTGCCACTGACGATAAATTATACCTGATTCCAACGGCTGAAGTACCCATCACGAATATTTACCGCGATGTGATTCTACCTGAAAATCAGCTGCCGGTCAAGAACGTAGGCTATACGCCCTGTTTCCGGCGGGAAGCTGGTTCGTGGGGAGCGCACGTTCGGGGATTAAACCGGTTGCACCAGTTCGATAAAGTTGAAATCGTTCGGATCGAAAAGCCAGAAAACTCCTATGCGGCTTTGGAAGAAATGAGTCTGCATGTGCAATCGCTGTTGCAAAAGCTGGAACTTCCTTATCGGGTTCTGCGGCTTTGCGGGGGCGATATGGGCTTCACCTCGGCGCTCACGTACGACATGGAAGTTTGGTCAGCGGCTCAGGAGCGCTGGCTCGAAGTTAGCTCCGTATCTAATTTTGAGACCTACCAGGCAAATCGGCTTAAGCTGCGGAGTAAACTAGAGGGTAAAATGAGCCTCTTACATACGCTGAACGGTTCAGCACTGGCGCTGCCGCGTATTCTGGCCTCTATTCTGGAAAATAATCAGACGCCGGAAGGCATCCGGATCCCCAAAGTGCTGGTTCCTTACTGCGGCTTCGAGATGATTGATTAA
- a CDS encoding DUF4926 domain-containing protein has protein sequence MNEFDLVVLQDDIADGRLKSGDVGTILTVYNEGQAFEVEFVTLTGEAIAIETLLAHQIRPVRSSEVLAVRDMTLQE, from the coding sequence ATGAATGAGTTTGATTTAGTTGTCTTACAGGACGATATCGCCGACGGCCGCCTGAAATCTGGTGATGTTGGCACAATTTTAACGGTCTATAATGAGGGGCAGGCCTTTGAAGTCGAATTTGTCACATTGACCGGCGAAGCTATCGCAATTGAAACACTGTTAGCGCATCAGATTAGGCCCGTCCGATCGTCGGAAGTGCTGGCCGTACGTGATATGACGCTGCAGGAATAA